The following proteins are encoded in a genomic region of Glycine max cultivar Williams 82 chromosome 18, Glycine_max_v4.0, whole genome shotgun sequence:
- the LOC100789147 gene encoding B3 domain-containing transcription repressor VAL1 isoform X1 has translation MGSNICVVNGSCTHEWRKGWPLRSGGFAQLCCKCGFMEEWKGDILDPFSTIPDKVLNCGCGCGFVAIIDIAGKCRSAYENSVFCNKFHCQQTGWRECNFCNKPIHCGCIVSRSLFEYLDFGGIGCVSCVNTTQLSMMRNMENPNVTVLSIKNNAGDRHSAHFDGRLPVGGVDEGKLMQFCKIIEASESSRWNHAQRDGIIAHRGQKNQEAKSSFREVEIGFSNVMNPSVQSLTFATLENNRSTWEIKNMHESNTKPSLSMYLGNASGNNSVPPSAGEAVEGRLDGKTSPPFQGSRSIFPKPLKNGLTMNMETNKGTMSQSRVARPPADGRGKNQLLPRYWPRITDEELERLAGDLKSTVVPLFEKVLSASDAGRIGRLVLPKACAEAYFPPISQSEGVPLRMQDVKGNEWTFQFRFWPNNNSRMYVLEGVTPCIQAMQLCAGDTVTFSRIDPGGKLVMGFRKASNSTDTQDASTSAQSNSAKGTVSSGTENLPSGSNNADLLHSLTGNVECHLNGHTEHLHLGTGTAGLLKTENNEMTNSSSPQQQISVLEKKRTRNIGPKSKRLLIDNEDAMELKLTWEEAQDLLRPPPSVKPSIVTIEDQVIEEYDEPPVFGKRTIFSACSSGGKEQWAQCDDCSKWRKLPVDALLPPKWTCCENVWDSSRCSCSAPEELSSREIENLLKNNKDFKKRRIVESSKSIQEHEPSGLDALASAAVLGENLIDTAESSAGVTTKHPRHRPGCSCIVCIQPPSGKGRHKPTCTCNVCMTVKRRFKTLMLRKKKRQSEREADAAQKDQTLPKDELDTNGASRDDTSQLEKEAGLKSQHEVGGSSAGQIDLNSHPNREDMQVETTGLNMSSHLEPATNHTVGEFMNQNGLRNFNNEVQTGQNSSLHTPKSNGEGQRYFSDGRCFASIMWNQERKDEVHSQTNQSQNNLS, from the exons ATGGGTTCCAACATTTGCGTTGTGAATGGTTCGTGCACTCACGAATGGAGAAAGGGGTGGCCTCTGCGATCTGGTGGATTCGCCCAACTATGCTGCAAGTGCGG ATTTATGGAGGAGTGGAAGGGTGACATCCTTGACCCGTT ttcTACTATTCCggacaaggttttaaattgcggttGTGGTTGCGGTTTCGTTGCAATCATTGACATTGCGGGAAAATGCAG ATCTGCTTACGAGAATTCAGTTTTCTGCAATAAATTCCACTGCCAACAAACTGGTTGGAGGGAGTGTAACTTTTGCAACAAG CCTATCCACTGCGGATGCATAGTATCTAGATCTTTGTTCGAGTATCTTGACTTTGGTGGCATAGGTTGTGTGAGCTGTGTAAATACTACCCAACTTAGTATG ATGAGGAATATGGAAAATCCAAATGTGACTGTTTTGTCGATAAAAAATAATGCGGGTGATCGGCATTCTGCTCATTTTGATGGCAGACTGCCTGTGGGTGGTGTTGATGAAGGAAAACTTATGCAATTCTGCAAAATTATCGAAGCTAGTGAATCCAGCCGTTGGAATCATGCTCAAAGAGATGGCATAATTGCACATCGTGGGCAAAAAAACCAAGAAGCCAAGAGTTCATTCAGGGAAGTGGAAATTGGATTTTCAAATGTGATGAATCCATCTGTTCAATCATTGACATTTGCTACATTAGAAAATAATAGGTCAACATGGGAGATTAAAAACATGCATGAATCAAATACAAAACCATCTTTGAGTATGTATCTGGGAAATGCATCAGGGAACAACTCTGTCCCACCTTCTGCTGGAGAGGCTGTAGAAGGAAGACTTGATGGAAAAACATCTCCTCCCTTTCAAGGATCACGCTCTATATTTCCTAAACCATTGAAGAATGGGCTTACCATGAATATGGAAACAAATAAAGGTACAATGTCTCAATCACGTGTTGCTCGGCCACCTGCAGATGGCAGGGGCAAGAATCAGTTACTTCCTCGATACTGGCCGAGGATTACTGATGAAGAGCTAGAGCGATTGGCTGGAGA TTTGAAATCCACTGTAGTGCCATTATTTGAGAAGGTGTTGAGTGCCAGTGATGCAGGTCGAATTGGCCGTCTTGTTCTCCCAAAAGCCTGTGCTGAG GCATATTTTCCTCCTATTTCACAATCTGAAGGTGTTCCTTTGCGAATGCAAGATGTGAAGGGGAATGAAtggacatttcagttcagattTTGGCCTAATAACAACAGCAGGATGTATGTATTGGAGGGTGTGACTCCTTGCATACAGGCCATGCAATTATGTGCTGGTGATACTG TAACATTTAGTCGGATAGATCCCGGAGGCAAACTTGTTATGGGTTTCAGAAAGGCATCTAATTCTACAGATACACAG GATGCCTCCACATCTGCACAATCTAATTCAGCAAAGGGAACCGTCTCTTCTGGTACCGAGAATCTGCCATCAGGAAGTAATAATGCCGATCTTCTCCATTCATTGACAGGGAATGTTGAATGTCACTTAAATGGACATACAGAGCATCTGCATTTGGGTACTGGAACTGCTGGATTGCTTAAAACTGAAAATAATGAGATGACAAACAGTAGTTCACCACAACAACAAATTTCCGTTTTAGAGAAGAAGAGGACTCGCAATATTGGGCCTAAAAGTAAGAGGTTGCTAATTGATAATGAAGATGCCATGGAGTTGAAACTTACATGGGAAGAAGCACAGGATTTGCTTCGTCCTCCTCCTAGTGTCAAGCCAAGCATTGTCACAATTGAGGACCAAGTAATCGAAGAATATGAT GAACCCCCAGTTTTTGGAAAGAGAACCATATTCAGTGCCTGTTCATCTGG GGGGAAGGAACAATGGGCTCAATGTGATGATTGCTCTAAATGGCGAAAGCTGCCTGTTGATGCTCTTCTTCCTCCCAAGTGGACATGTTGTGAAAATGTTTGGGATTCAAGCAG gTGTTCATGCTCTGCGCCAGAGGAGTTAAGTTCAAGGGAAATAGAAAATcttctgaaaaacaacaaag ATTTTAAGAAGCGGCGAATCGTAGAAAGCAGCAAGTCAATCCAAGAACATGAGCCTTCTGGTCTTGATGCTCTTGCCAGTGCAGCAGTTCTTGGAGAAAATCTCATTGACACTGCCGAGTCATCAGCTGGAGTCACCACCAAACATCCTAGACACCGTCCTGGCTGCTCTTGCATCGTGTGCATTCAGCCACCAAGTGGAAAGGGGAGACATAAGCCGACATGTACATGCAACGTGTGCATGACCGTGAAGCGCCGGTTCAAAACTCTCATGCTAAGGAAGAAGAAACGGCAATCCGAACGTGAAGCAGATGCTGCCCAAAAAGATCAAACTCTTCCAAAAGACGAGCTGGATACCAATGGAGCATCGAGAGACGATACAAGTCAGTTGGAGAAAGAGGCTGGACTAAAAAGTCAACATGAGGTGGGTGGGTCCAGTGCTGGACAGATAGATCTGAATTCTCATCCCAACCGCGAAGACATGCAAGTGGAAACCACTGGACTTAACATGTCTAGTCATCTTGAACCTGCAACAAACCATACAGTAGGGGAATTTATGAACCAAAATGGCCTAAGAAACTTTAATAATGAAGTGCAAACTGGTCAGAATTCTTCTTTGCACACTCCTAAATCTAATGGAGAAGGTCAGAGATACTTCTCTGATGGAAGATGCTTTGCATCCATTATGTGGAACCAGGAAAGAAAAGATGAGGTACACAGTCAAACCAATCAAAGTCAAAACAATCTttcttaa
- the LOC100789147 gene encoding B3 domain-containing transcription repressor VAL1 isoform X2, with protein sequence MGSNICVVNGSCTHEWRKGWPLRSGGFAQLCCKCGFMEEWKGDILDPLSAYENSVFCNKFHCQQTGWRECNFCNKPIHCGCIVSRSLFEYLDFGGIGCVSCVNTTQLSMMRNMENPNVTVLSIKNNAGDRHSAHFDGRLPVGGVDEGKLMQFCKIIEASESSRWNHAQRDGIIAHRGQKNQEAKSSFREVEIGFSNVMNPSVQSLTFATLENNRSTWEIKNMHESNTKPSLSMYLGNASGNNSVPPSAGEAVEGRLDGKTSPPFQGSRSIFPKPLKNGLTMNMETNKGTMSQSRVARPPADGRGKNQLLPRYWPRITDEELERLAGDLKSTVVPLFEKVLSASDAGRIGRLVLPKACAEAYFPPISQSEGVPLRMQDVKGNEWTFQFRFWPNNNSRMYVLEGVTPCIQAMQLCAGDTVTFSRIDPGGKLVMGFRKASNSTDTQDASTSAQSNSAKGTVSSGTENLPSGSNNADLLHSLTGNVECHLNGHTEHLHLGTGTAGLLKTENNEMTNSSSPQQQISVLEKKRTRNIGPKSKRLLIDNEDAMELKLTWEEAQDLLRPPPSVKPSIVTIEDQVIEEYDEPPVFGKRTIFSACSSGGKEQWAQCDDCSKWRKLPVDALLPPKWTCCENVWDSSRCSCSAPEELSSREIENLLKNNKDFKKRRIVESSKSIQEHEPSGLDALASAAVLGENLIDTAESSAGVTTKHPRHRPGCSCIVCIQPPSGKGRHKPTCTCNVCMTVKRRFKTLMLRKKKRQSEREADAAQKDQTLPKDELDTNGASRDDTSQLEKEAGLKSQHEVGGSSAGQIDLNSHPNREDMQVETTGLNMSSHLEPATNHTVGEFMNQNGLRNFNNEVQTGQNSSLHTPKSNGEGQRYFSDGRCFASIMWNQERKDEVHSQTNQSQNNLS encoded by the exons ATGGGTTCCAACATTTGCGTTGTGAATGGTTCGTGCACTCACGAATGGAGAAAGGGGTGGCCTCTGCGATCTGGTGGATTCGCCCAACTATGCTGCAAGTGCGG ATTTATGGAGGAGTGGAAGGGTGACATCCTTGACCCGTT ATCTGCTTACGAGAATTCAGTTTTCTGCAATAAATTCCACTGCCAACAAACTGGTTGGAGGGAGTGTAACTTTTGCAACAAG CCTATCCACTGCGGATGCATAGTATCTAGATCTTTGTTCGAGTATCTTGACTTTGGTGGCATAGGTTGTGTGAGCTGTGTAAATACTACCCAACTTAGTATG ATGAGGAATATGGAAAATCCAAATGTGACTGTTTTGTCGATAAAAAATAATGCGGGTGATCGGCATTCTGCTCATTTTGATGGCAGACTGCCTGTGGGTGGTGTTGATGAAGGAAAACTTATGCAATTCTGCAAAATTATCGAAGCTAGTGAATCCAGCCGTTGGAATCATGCTCAAAGAGATGGCATAATTGCACATCGTGGGCAAAAAAACCAAGAAGCCAAGAGTTCATTCAGGGAAGTGGAAATTGGATTTTCAAATGTGATGAATCCATCTGTTCAATCATTGACATTTGCTACATTAGAAAATAATAGGTCAACATGGGAGATTAAAAACATGCATGAATCAAATACAAAACCATCTTTGAGTATGTATCTGGGAAATGCATCAGGGAACAACTCTGTCCCACCTTCTGCTGGAGAGGCTGTAGAAGGAAGACTTGATGGAAAAACATCTCCTCCCTTTCAAGGATCACGCTCTATATTTCCTAAACCATTGAAGAATGGGCTTACCATGAATATGGAAACAAATAAAGGTACAATGTCTCAATCACGTGTTGCTCGGCCACCTGCAGATGGCAGGGGCAAGAATCAGTTACTTCCTCGATACTGGCCGAGGATTACTGATGAAGAGCTAGAGCGATTGGCTGGAGA TTTGAAATCCACTGTAGTGCCATTATTTGAGAAGGTGTTGAGTGCCAGTGATGCAGGTCGAATTGGCCGTCTTGTTCTCCCAAAAGCCTGTGCTGAG GCATATTTTCCTCCTATTTCACAATCTGAAGGTGTTCCTTTGCGAATGCAAGATGTGAAGGGGAATGAAtggacatttcagttcagattTTGGCCTAATAACAACAGCAGGATGTATGTATTGGAGGGTGTGACTCCTTGCATACAGGCCATGCAATTATGTGCTGGTGATACTG TAACATTTAGTCGGATAGATCCCGGAGGCAAACTTGTTATGGGTTTCAGAAAGGCATCTAATTCTACAGATACACAG GATGCCTCCACATCTGCACAATCTAATTCAGCAAAGGGAACCGTCTCTTCTGGTACCGAGAATCTGCCATCAGGAAGTAATAATGCCGATCTTCTCCATTCATTGACAGGGAATGTTGAATGTCACTTAAATGGACATACAGAGCATCTGCATTTGGGTACTGGAACTGCTGGATTGCTTAAAACTGAAAATAATGAGATGACAAACAGTAGTTCACCACAACAACAAATTTCCGTTTTAGAGAAGAAGAGGACTCGCAATATTGGGCCTAAAAGTAAGAGGTTGCTAATTGATAATGAAGATGCCATGGAGTTGAAACTTACATGGGAAGAAGCACAGGATTTGCTTCGTCCTCCTCCTAGTGTCAAGCCAAGCATTGTCACAATTGAGGACCAAGTAATCGAAGAATATGAT GAACCCCCAGTTTTTGGAAAGAGAACCATATTCAGTGCCTGTTCATCTGG GGGGAAGGAACAATGGGCTCAATGTGATGATTGCTCTAAATGGCGAAAGCTGCCTGTTGATGCTCTTCTTCCTCCCAAGTGGACATGTTGTGAAAATGTTTGGGATTCAAGCAG gTGTTCATGCTCTGCGCCAGAGGAGTTAAGTTCAAGGGAAATAGAAAATcttctgaaaaacaacaaag ATTTTAAGAAGCGGCGAATCGTAGAAAGCAGCAAGTCAATCCAAGAACATGAGCCTTCTGGTCTTGATGCTCTTGCCAGTGCAGCAGTTCTTGGAGAAAATCTCATTGACACTGCCGAGTCATCAGCTGGAGTCACCACCAAACATCCTAGACACCGTCCTGGCTGCTCTTGCATCGTGTGCATTCAGCCACCAAGTGGAAAGGGGAGACATAAGCCGACATGTACATGCAACGTGTGCATGACCGTGAAGCGCCGGTTCAAAACTCTCATGCTAAGGAAGAAGAAACGGCAATCCGAACGTGAAGCAGATGCTGCCCAAAAAGATCAAACTCTTCCAAAAGACGAGCTGGATACCAATGGAGCATCGAGAGACGATACAAGTCAGTTGGAGAAAGAGGCTGGACTAAAAAGTCAACATGAGGTGGGTGGGTCCAGTGCTGGACAGATAGATCTGAATTCTCATCCCAACCGCGAAGACATGCAAGTGGAAACCACTGGACTTAACATGTCTAGTCATCTTGAACCTGCAACAAACCATACAGTAGGGGAATTTATGAACCAAAATGGCCTAAGAAACTTTAATAATGAAGTGCAAACTGGTCAGAATTCTTCTTTGCACACTCCTAAATCTAATGGAGAAGGTCAGAGATACTTCTCTGATGGAAGATGCTTTGCATCCATTATGTGGAACCAGGAAAGAAAAGATGAGGTACACAGTCAAACCAATCAAAGTCAAAACAATCTttcttaa
- the LOC100790209 gene encoding taxadiene 5-alpha hydroxylase, which yields MVYGILFFVLFAFTLSLAFLLSKCLSKSQTKNVPKGSLGYPIIGETLSFLKAQRQDKGSVWLEERISKYGPIFKTSLMGFPTVFVIGQEGNKFVLGSPDDLLSSKKPLTLRKILGRQSLVELTGPRYRLVKGEMLKFLKPECLQNYVKEMDELVNATLLREFRENEIIRAVVFMKKLSYEIACNLLFDIKDEHTKEALFVDFTLAFKAIHSLPINLPGTTFWRGQRARARIVDRMIPILNKRREELSKGVLSSTNDMLSCLLALRDENHQPLDDDLITDNFIFLFVASHDTSATLMSLMIWKLSRDQEVYNKVLEEQMEIIKQREGTEERLTWAEIQKMKYTWRVAQELMRMIPPLFGSFRKALKDTNYKGYDIPKGWQVYWAAYGTHMNDDIFENPHKFDPSRFENPTKPIPPYSYLPFGAGLHYCIGNEFARIETLAIIHNFVKMYEWSQVNPEEAITRQPMPYPSMGLPIKIKPRSCSIS from the exons ATGGTTTATGGGATACTATTCTTTGTCCTATTTGCATTCACTTTGAGTTTAGCTTTTCTACTCTCAAAGTGTCTATCAAAAAGTCAAACAAAAAATGTTCCAAAAGGGTCTCTGGGGTACCCTATCATCGGAGAGACACTTAGTTTTCTCAAAGCACAGAGACAAGATAAGGGTTCTGTTTGGTTGGAAGAACGGATATCTAAGTATGGCCCTATCTTCAAAACCTCCTTAATGGGGTTCCCTACAGTCTTTGTAATTGGACAAGAAGGAAACAAGTTTGTCCTTGGTTCACCAGATGATTTGCTTTCTTCTAAGAAACCCCTCACCCTGCGAAAGATACTTGGAAGGCAAAGCTTAGTTGAACTTACAGGACCAAG ATACAGGTTAGTCAAAGGGGAAATGTTGAAATTCTTGAAACCTGAATGCCTTCAGAACTATGTCAAAGAGATGGATGAATTGGTGAATGCTACATTACTGAGAGAATTCAGAGAGAATGAAATCATTAGAGCTGTGGTCTTCATGAAGAAACTGTCCTATGAGATAGCATGCAATCTATTGTTTGACATTAAGGATGAGCACACTAAGGAGGCTTTGTTTGTAGATTTTACTTTGGCATTTAAAGCAATTCATTCTCTTCCCATCAATCTCCCTGGCACCACATTTTGGAGAGGCCAAAGAGCCAGGGCAAGAATTGTAGACAGGATGATTCCTATTTTGAACAAAAGAAGGGAGGAACTGTCAAAAGGAGTTCTAAGCTCCACAAATGACATGCTTTCTTGCCTGCTTGCACTAAGGGATGAAAATCATCAACCTCTAGATGATGATTTAATcactgataattttatttttttatttgttgctaGTCATGACACATCTGCCACTCTTATGAGCTTGATGATATGGAAGTTATCTAGAGATCAAGAGGTTTACAACAAAGTTTTAGAAG AACAAATGGAAATTATAAAGCAGAGGGAAGGAACAGAAGAGAGGCTAACATGGGCAGAGATACAAAAGATGAAATACACATGGAGAGTTGCTCAGGAATTGATGAGGATGATCCCTCCTTTGTTTGGCAGCTTTAGGAAAGCACTTAAAGACACTAACTACAAAGGCTATGACATACCAAAAGGGTGGCAG GTGTATTGGGCAGCATATGGAACGCATATGAACGATGATATATTCGAGAATCCACACAAGTTTGATCCATCTCGTTTTGAGAATCCAACCAAGCCAATTCCACCTTATTCTTACCTCCCATTTGGTGCAGGGCTTCATTATTGCATAGGAAACGAGTTTGCCAGGATTGAGACCTTGGCTATTATTCACAACTTTGTAAAGATGTATGAATGGTCTCAAGTAAACCCAGAGGAAGCAATCACTCGTCAACCAATGCCATATCCATCCATGGGTCTCCCAATTAAGATCAAACCCAGATCTTGTAGTATTTCTTAA
- the LOC100789147 gene encoding B3 domain-containing transcription repressor VAL1 isoform X3, whose translation MMRNMENPNVTVLSIKNNAGDRHSAHFDGRLPVGGVDEGKLMQFCKIIEASESSRWNHAQRDGIIAHRGQKNQEAKSSFREVEIGFSNVMNPSVQSLTFATLENNRSTWEIKNMHESNTKPSLSMYLGNASGNNSVPPSAGEAVEGRLDGKTSPPFQGSRSIFPKPLKNGLTMNMETNKGTMSQSRVARPPADGRGKNQLLPRYWPRITDEELERLAGDLKSTVVPLFEKVLSASDAGRIGRLVLPKACAEAYFPPISQSEGVPLRMQDVKGNEWTFQFRFWPNNNSRMYVLEGVTPCIQAMQLCAGDTVTFSRIDPGGKLVMGFRKASNSTDTQDASTSAQSNSAKGTVSSGTENLPSGSNNADLLHSLTGNVECHLNGHTEHLHLGTGTAGLLKTENNEMTNSSSPQQQISVLEKKRTRNIGPKSKRLLIDNEDAMELKLTWEEAQDLLRPPPSVKPSIVTIEDQVIEEYDEPPVFGKRTIFSACSSGGKEQWAQCDDCSKWRKLPVDALLPPKWTCCENVWDSSRCSCSAPEELSSREIENLLKNNKDFKKRRIVESSKSIQEHEPSGLDALASAAVLGENLIDTAESSAGVTTKHPRHRPGCSCIVCIQPPSGKGRHKPTCTCNVCMTVKRRFKTLMLRKKKRQSEREADAAQKDQTLPKDELDTNGASRDDTSQLEKEAGLKSQHEVGGSSAGQIDLNSHPNREDMQVETTGLNMSSHLEPATNHTVGEFMNQNGLRNFNNEVQTGQNSSLHTPKSNGEGQRYFSDGRCFASIMWNQERKDEVHSQTNQSQNNLS comes from the exons ATG ATGAGGAATATGGAAAATCCAAATGTGACTGTTTTGTCGATAAAAAATAATGCGGGTGATCGGCATTCTGCTCATTTTGATGGCAGACTGCCTGTGGGTGGTGTTGATGAAGGAAAACTTATGCAATTCTGCAAAATTATCGAAGCTAGTGAATCCAGCCGTTGGAATCATGCTCAAAGAGATGGCATAATTGCACATCGTGGGCAAAAAAACCAAGAAGCCAAGAGTTCATTCAGGGAAGTGGAAATTGGATTTTCAAATGTGATGAATCCATCTGTTCAATCATTGACATTTGCTACATTAGAAAATAATAGGTCAACATGGGAGATTAAAAACATGCATGAATCAAATACAAAACCATCTTTGAGTATGTATCTGGGAAATGCATCAGGGAACAACTCTGTCCCACCTTCTGCTGGAGAGGCTGTAGAAGGAAGACTTGATGGAAAAACATCTCCTCCCTTTCAAGGATCACGCTCTATATTTCCTAAACCATTGAAGAATGGGCTTACCATGAATATGGAAACAAATAAAGGTACAATGTCTCAATCACGTGTTGCTCGGCCACCTGCAGATGGCAGGGGCAAGAATCAGTTACTTCCTCGATACTGGCCGAGGATTACTGATGAAGAGCTAGAGCGATTGGCTGGAGA TTTGAAATCCACTGTAGTGCCATTATTTGAGAAGGTGTTGAGTGCCAGTGATGCAGGTCGAATTGGCCGTCTTGTTCTCCCAAAAGCCTGTGCTGAG GCATATTTTCCTCCTATTTCACAATCTGAAGGTGTTCCTTTGCGAATGCAAGATGTGAAGGGGAATGAAtggacatttcagttcagattTTGGCCTAATAACAACAGCAGGATGTATGTATTGGAGGGTGTGACTCCTTGCATACAGGCCATGCAATTATGTGCTGGTGATACTG TAACATTTAGTCGGATAGATCCCGGAGGCAAACTTGTTATGGGTTTCAGAAAGGCATCTAATTCTACAGATACACAG GATGCCTCCACATCTGCACAATCTAATTCAGCAAAGGGAACCGTCTCTTCTGGTACCGAGAATCTGCCATCAGGAAGTAATAATGCCGATCTTCTCCATTCATTGACAGGGAATGTTGAATGTCACTTAAATGGACATACAGAGCATCTGCATTTGGGTACTGGAACTGCTGGATTGCTTAAAACTGAAAATAATGAGATGACAAACAGTAGTTCACCACAACAACAAATTTCCGTTTTAGAGAAGAAGAGGACTCGCAATATTGGGCCTAAAAGTAAGAGGTTGCTAATTGATAATGAAGATGCCATGGAGTTGAAACTTACATGGGAAGAAGCACAGGATTTGCTTCGTCCTCCTCCTAGTGTCAAGCCAAGCATTGTCACAATTGAGGACCAAGTAATCGAAGAATATGAT GAACCCCCAGTTTTTGGAAAGAGAACCATATTCAGTGCCTGTTCATCTGG GGGGAAGGAACAATGGGCTCAATGTGATGATTGCTCTAAATGGCGAAAGCTGCCTGTTGATGCTCTTCTTCCTCCCAAGTGGACATGTTGTGAAAATGTTTGGGATTCAAGCAG gTGTTCATGCTCTGCGCCAGAGGAGTTAAGTTCAAGGGAAATAGAAAATcttctgaaaaacaacaaag ATTTTAAGAAGCGGCGAATCGTAGAAAGCAGCAAGTCAATCCAAGAACATGAGCCTTCTGGTCTTGATGCTCTTGCCAGTGCAGCAGTTCTTGGAGAAAATCTCATTGACACTGCCGAGTCATCAGCTGGAGTCACCACCAAACATCCTAGACACCGTCCTGGCTGCTCTTGCATCGTGTGCATTCAGCCACCAAGTGGAAAGGGGAGACATAAGCCGACATGTACATGCAACGTGTGCATGACCGTGAAGCGCCGGTTCAAAACTCTCATGCTAAGGAAGAAGAAACGGCAATCCGAACGTGAAGCAGATGCTGCCCAAAAAGATCAAACTCTTCCAAAAGACGAGCTGGATACCAATGGAGCATCGAGAGACGATACAAGTCAGTTGGAGAAAGAGGCTGGACTAAAAAGTCAACATGAGGTGGGTGGGTCCAGTGCTGGACAGATAGATCTGAATTCTCATCCCAACCGCGAAGACATGCAAGTGGAAACCACTGGACTTAACATGTCTAGTCATCTTGAACCTGCAACAAACCATACAGTAGGGGAATTTATGAACCAAAATGGCCTAAGAAACTTTAATAATGAAGTGCAAACTGGTCAGAATTCTTCTTTGCACACTCCTAAATCTAATGGAGAAGGTCAGAGATACTTCTCTGATGGAAGATGCTTTGCATCCATTATGTGGAACCAGGAAAGAAAAGATGAGGTACACAGTCAAACCAATCAAAGTCAAAACAATCTttcttaa
- the LOC102663395 gene encoding uncharacterized protein: MGGDDQMKTLQAKPKQQQLQLEELYQGIPDESVNLTFQDLANVNSSNNTLATTKHVSEGGIINNPTNIPSPSLSTVPRLDFKKGLEASYHSHHHHDNNYNHHHQHQQHRGGGDSPWGRFSHASDGVPSRTGEYSMSYNGMKSGESFASGKGGSGRRRRPGIPHSKICTICSNYVYLFRTRCLVCGRVYCRQCVEIGMGEMTEGRKCIECLGLRFSQRYIERAGMAGCCSLRYPSTLKHVELNWAEKGPRRSGDRGYNNGHHSMASTRPRTPTNRRSPLSIASTEASFVMSATHSPFSAHHHHIPL, from the exons ATGGGTGGTGATGATCAAATGAAGACGCTGCAGGCAaagccaaaacaacaacaacttcaACTTGAAGAACTGTACCAAGGAATCCCAGATGAGTCTGTTAACCTTACCTTTCAAGACCTAGCCAATGTGAATTCATCAAACAACACATTGGCCACTACTAAACACGTTTCTGAAGGAGGTATAATTAACAACCCTACAAATATACCATCACCTTCTCTTTCCACAGTGCCTAGACTTGACTTCAAAAAAGGCTTGGAGGCATCCTATCACAGCCATCACCACCATGACAACAACTACAATCATCACCATCAACACCAACAACATAGAGGTGGTGGTGACTCTCCATGGGGTCGTTTTAGCCATGCAAGTGATGGTGTACCAAGTAGGACTGGTGAGTATAGCATGAGTTATAATGGTATGAAGAGTGGTGAGAGTTTTGCTTCTGGAAAAGGTGGTTCTGGTCGACGAAGGCGACCAGGGATTCCTCACTCTAAGATTTGCACCATTTGCAGTAACTATGTTTATCTTTTCAGAACTAGATGCCTG GTATGTGGCAGGGTTTATTGCAGGCAGTGTGTGGAAATAGGCATGGGAGAAATGACAGAAGGAAGAAAGTGCATTGAGTGCCTTGGATTGAGATTCAGCCAAAG GTACATAGAAAGAGCAGGGATGGCAGGGTGTTGTAGTTTGAGGTATCCAAGTACATTGAAGCATGTTGAGCTCAATTGGGCTGAGAAAGGACCAAGGAGGAGTGGTGATAGAGGCTATAATAATGGTCACCATAGTATGGCCTCCACAAGACCAAGAACCCCTACAAACCGAAGGAGTCCTCTTTCTATTGCCAGCACTGAAGCCTCCTTTGTCATGTCTGCAACCCATTCTCCCTTTTCTGCTCATCACCACCACATCCCTCTTTGA